From one Peptoniphilaceae bacterium AMB_02 genomic stretch:
- a CDS encoding glycine/sarcosine/betaine reductase component B subunit: MRLELGNILIKDVQFGNETKVEDHVLYVNKEELIELIKQDEHITEVDVDLARPGESVRITPVKDVIEPRVKVEGPGCIFPGILGKPDMVGSGKTHVLKGAAVMTVGKIVGFQEGIVDMCGPGAEFTPFSKLNNVVINVERQEGLEPHAHEHAVRMAGLRAAAYLGEAARNVTPDEVEVYETKPLFEQAEELKDLPKVAYVQMIQTQGLLHDTYVYGVDGKQIIPTILYPTESMDGAVVSGNCVSACDKNTTYHQINNPVVKALFEKHGKEINFVGTIVTNENVYLADKERSSNMTAKLAEFLGLDGAIVSQEGFGNPDTDLIMNAKKLAGKGIKTVIITDEYAGRDGASQSLADADPSADAVVTGGNANEIIVLPKLDKVIGTLDYTDIIAGGFDGSLREDGTIMVEIQAITGATNELGFNKMSATGY; the protein is encoded by the coding sequence ATGCGTCTAGAGTTAGGAAATATCCTAATTAAAGATGTTCAATTTGGTAATGAAACCAAGGTTGAAGATCATGTGCTTTATGTTAATAAGGAAGAGTTAATCGAACTTATTAAACAAGACGAGCATATAACTGAAGTAGACGTAGATTTAGCTAGACCTGGTGAAAGTGTTAGAATTACACCGGTAAAGGACGTCATAGAACCACGTGTTAAGGTTGAAGGACCTGGATGTATTTTCCCTGGAATCCTTGGCAAACCTGATATGGTTGGTTCAGGAAAAACTCACGTTTTGAAAGGTGCAGCTGTTATGACGGTTGGTAAAATCGTTGGATTCCAAGAAGGAATCGTAGATATGTGTGGTCCGGGAGCGGAGTTTACACCATTCTCTAAGCTGAACAATGTTGTTATAAACGTTGAGAGACAAGAGGGTCTTGAGCCTCATGCTCATGAGCATGCGGTTAGAATGGCAGGACTTAGAGCGGCAGCTTACTTAGGAGAAGCAGCAAGAAATGTTACTCCTGATGAAGTTGAAGTATACGAGACTAAGCCATTATTTGAACAAGCTGAAGAGCTTAAAGACCTACCAAAAGTAGCATACGTACAAATGATTCAAACTCAAGGATTACTACATGATACTTATGTATACGGTGTAGATGGAAAGCAAATTATTCCTACAATCCTTTATCCAACAGAGTCAATGGACGGAGCAGTAGTAAGTGGTAACTGTGTATCTGCATGTGATAAGAATACAACTTACCATCAAATTAACAACCCGGTTGTTAAAGCACTATTCGAAAAACACGGTAAAGAAATCAACTTCGTTGGAACTATCGTAACTAACGAAAACGTGTACTTGGCAGATAAAGAAAGATCTTCTAATATGACTGCAAAATTAGCTGAATTCTTAGGACTTGATGGAGCAATTGTTTCTCAAGAAGGTTTCGGTAACCCTGATACTGACCTAATAATGAACGCTAAGAAACTGGCAGGTAAAGGTATTAAGACAGTTATAATAACTGACGAATACGCTGGAAGAGACGGCGCGAGCCAGTCATTAGCAGACGCAGATCCATCAGCAGATGCTGTTGTAACAGGCGGAAATGCTAATGAAATTATAGTTCTTCCAAAACTTGATAAAGTTATCGGAACTTTAGATTATACTGATATCATAGCAGGTGGTTTTGACGGATCATTAAGAGAAGACGGAACTATCATGGTAGAGATTCAAGCTATCACAGGAGCAACAAATGAGCTTGGATTCAACAAGATGTCAGCTACAGGATACTAA
- the grdA gene encoding glycine/sarcosine/betaine reductase complex selenoprotein A, with amino-acid sequence MTIFQEGRKVIIIGDRDGVPGPAIEECVKTTPAEVVFSATECFVUTAAGAMDLENQRRVKELAEKHGAENIVVVLGGAEAESTTLAAETVTAGDPTYAGALSGVQLGLRAYHAVEPAFKEEVDADVYDEQIGMMEMVLDVDEIAEAIEEIRKEYTKFD; translated from the coding sequence ATGACAATTTTTCAAGAAGGCAGAAAAGTTATCATCATCGGCGATAGAGACGGTGTACCAGGTCCAGCCATCGAAGAATGTGTAAAGACAACTCCTGCTGAAGTAGTTTTCTCAGCAACAGAGTGTTTCGTCTGAACCGCTGCAGGGGCAATGGATCTTGAAAATCAAAGAAGGGTAAAAGAATTAGCAGAAAAGCACGGAGCAGAGAACATAGTAGTTGTTCTAGGTGGTGCAGAAGCTGAATCAACAACACTTGCAGCAGAAACTGTAACAGCAGGTGACCCAACTTATGCAGGAGCATTGTCAGGAGTCCAGTTGGGACTAAGAGCATATCACGCAGTAGAACCAGCATTCAAAGAAGAAGTTGACGCTGATGTTTATGACGAGCAAATCGGAATGATGGAAATGGTTCTTGATGTAGACGAAATAGCTGAAGCTATCGAAGAAATTAGAAAAGAATACACTAAGTTTGATTAA